A stretch of the Vitis vinifera cultivar Pinot Noir 40024 chromosome 16, ASM3070453v1 genome encodes the following:
- the LOC100263561 gene encoding xyloglucan galactosyltransferase XLT2, giving the protein MLPVSDNPSTELHKKPKTPLLFDRKSSFSSLQAYFSVYHPRTWLIFTILLLQVLLLFMARSLPISISIPRNRQHFPTPFTAPAVQVSGNPECAFGKVYVYDLPSFFNRELVKNCDKLNPWSSRCDTLTNDGFGQRATGLAGVVPEDLMPAWYWTDQFVTEIIFHNRILKHPCRTFEPESATAYFIPFYAGLAVGKYLWSNCSRQDRDRHGEMLLTWVRDQPYWNRSNGWDHFITLGRITWDFRRSKDEDWGSSLIYMPLMRNITRLLIERNPWDYFDVGVPYPTGFHPRSDADVLQWQHHVRTRNRTTLFSFAGATRGAIRNDFRGLLLRHCLNESDSCRVVDCAGTRCSNGTSAILESFLDSDFCLQPRGDSFTRRSIFDCMIAGSIPVFFWRRTAYFQYEWFLPSEPGSYSVFIHRNEVKNGTSIRGVLESYSREEVRKMREKVIDYIPKLVYARPDAGLESFKDAFDVAIDGVLRRMKEQEGGYKW; this is encoded by the coding sequence ATGCTTCCCGTTTCCGATAACCCCTCGACGGAACTCcacaaaaaacccaaaacccctCTCTTGTTTGATCGAAAGAGCTCTTTCAGCTCGCTCCAAGCTTATTTCTCGGTTTACCACCCTCGCACATGGCTCATCTTCACCATTCTTCTTCTCCAAGTTCTCCTTTTATTCATGGCTCGTTCTCTCCCCATATCCATCTCCATTCCTCGCAACCGCCAACACTTCCCGACACCTTTCACCGCTCCCGCCGTCCAAGTCTCCGGCAACCCAGAATGTGCCTTCGGCAAGGTCTATGTCTACGATCTCCCTTCGTTCTTCAACCGGGAACTGGTGAAGAACTGCGACAAATTGAACCCGTGGAGCTCGCGGTGTGACACGCTGACGAACGACGGGTTCGGCCAGAGAGCCACTGGACTCGCCGGTGTAGTGCCGGAGGATCTGATGCCGGCGTGGTACTGGACGGACCAGTTCGTGACGGAGATTATCTTCCACAACCGGATTTTGAAGCACCCGTGTAGAACGTTTGAGCCAGAATCTGCTACGGCGTACTTCATACCGTTTTACGCTGGACTCGCAGTTGGCAAGTATCTTTGGTCGAATTGCAGCCGTCAGGATCGCGATCGGCACGGCGAGATGTTGCTGACGTGGGTCAGGGACCAGCCGTACTGGAACAGATCCAACGGCTGGGATCACTTCATCACACTCGGTCGAATCACGTGGGACTTCCGACGGTCCAAAGACGAGGACTGGGGGTCGAGCCTCATCTACATGCCACTGATGCGAAACATCACACGCCTCCTCATCGAACGAAACCCTTGGGACTACTTCGACGTAGGTGTACCCTACCCCACTGGATTCCACCCAAGGTCCGACGCCGACGTCCTCCAGTGGCAACACCACGTCCGCACACGTAACCGCACCACCCTCTTCTCCTTCGCCGGCGCGACACGCGGCGCAATTCGCAACGACTTCAGAGGCCTCCTGCTGAGACACTGCCTCAACGAGTCGGACTCGTGCCGAGTCGTGGACTGCGCAGGAACTCGTTGCTCCAACGGCACATCAGCGATTCTGGAGTCGTTCCTGGACTCCGACTTTTGTCTGCAGCCGAGAGGCGATAGCTTCACGCGCAGGTCAATTTTCGACTGCATGATCGCCGGCTCGATCCCGGTCTTTTTCTGGAGGCGAACCGCGTATTTCCAATACGAGTGGTTTTTACCGAGTGAACCGGGGAGTTACTCAGTGTTTATACACCGAAACGAAGTGAAAAACGGAACATCTATAAGAGGAGTTTTAGAGAGTTACAGTAGAGAAGAAgtaagaaaaatgagagaaaaagtgATTGATTATATACCGAAATTAGTGTATGCAAGACCCGATGCGGGTCTGGAGAGTTTCAAGGATGCTTTTGACGTTGCCATTGATGGGGTATTGAGGAGAATGAAGGAGCAAGAGGGAGGGTATAAGTGGTAG